GATGTAAACCACGGCGCGATACGCCCCGGTCACCACGGCCTGCGTCGAAGCGCCGGTGAACCAGTAGATGACAGCGCCCCCCATGATGAGGCCAAGGATGATCTCGGGTTGAACGATGCTCAGGGCGTTGATCACGGGTTTGAACGGTCCGATGACTCCCGCAGCGAGCTGGGTCTCATACAGCCCTTGCAGCAACATGATGATGCCGAACACCATCGTGGTCGCACCGACCACCGCGGTGCCAATGAGCACAGGCTTGGCGGTGGCCTTGAAGGTGTTGCCGGCGCCGTCGCCCTTTTCGAGCTGATACTTGGCGTTCTCGAAGTCCGCCTCGAAGCCGAACTGGCTCTTGATGTCCTGCTTGATGTTCGGGCGCGACTCAATCTGGCTCAGCTCATAAACAGACTGGGCGTTGTCGGTGACCGGACCGTAGCTGTCCACCGCAATGGTGACGGGCCCCATGCCGAGGAAGCCGAATGCCACCAGGCCGAAGGCAAAGATCGGCGCGGCGAATTTGAAGGCGTCCGGCATCAACGCCACAATCGGCGAACCACTGTAAGTCGCCAGGATCGACGCAATGAACATCAGCAACAGAATGCACAGGCCCATCCAGAACGCCGAGAAATTGCCGGCCACAAAGCCCGACAGAATGTTGAGTGACGCGCCGCCGTGTTTGGAGCAGTTCGTCACTTCACGGACATGGCGAGACGTGGTGCTGACGAAGATTTTGGTGAACTCCGGAATCAGTGCGCCCGCCACCGTGCCGCAGGAGATGATGGCCGAGAGCACCCACCACAGGTTCGCGTCGAGACCGGATTGTTTGGCCAGCAGCAGATAGCTCGCGGCAAACGTGATGCCGATGGAAATCGCCGACGTAATCCAGACGAGATGGGTCAGCGGCGCCTCGAAATCAAAATCCTTTTGGTGGCCATATTTGGCCTTGCTGAACACCTCGTTCACAAAATAGGAAACCAGCGAAGTCACAATCATCAGGGCACGCATCACAAACAGCCAGATGATGAGCGTGGCGCACACCGGTGCGTTGGCTACGAGCGCCAGTGCGAGAAATGCGATCAAAGCCACGCCAGTCACACCGTAGGTTTCGAAGCCGTCCGCCGTCGGCCCGACGGAATCGCCCGCGTTGTCGCCGGTGCAGTCTGCGATGACGCCGGGATTCTTCGGATCGTCCTCGGGCAGCTTGAAGACAATCTTCATGAGGTCCGAGCCAATGTCGGCAATCTTCGTAAAGATGCCGCCGCAGATGCGGAGCGCGCTGGCGCCAAGCGATTCGCCAATCGCGAAACCGATGAAGCAGGGGCCGGCAAGATCCTTGAGAAACACCAAAATGCAGATCATGAAGAACAGCTCCACGCAGACCAGGAGCAGGCCAACGCTCATCCCGGACCGCAGCGGAATGCCCAGCGTGGCAAATGGATTGCCTTTGAGCGCCGAAAACGCGGCCCGGGAGTTGGCCACGGTATTGATGCGGATGCCGAACCACGCGACGCCGTAGGAGCCGAGGATGCCAAGAATCGAGGCCAGCAGAATGACAATGACATCGCCGAGGCCTTTGTGCTCCAGCACATTGAAGTAAAAGAAAATACAAGCCGCGATCAGCACCCACAGAATCGCGAGGAATTTGCCCTGCTGAAAGAGGTAGGTCTTGCACGTCTCCCAAATGGTGTTGGAGACGTTGGCCATGGATTCATGCACGGGCAGGGCCTTGGTCTGCTTGTATTGCACCAACCCGAAGATCGCGCCAATGGCGCACATCAGGATGCCGAAATACATGAGCTGCACGCCCGTGATGCCGCCCAGACCATTGAAGCTGACCTGGGTCAGGTCGGGAATTTTAATGTCCGCCTCGCTGGCCAGGGCGCCCGAGGCGAAGCCGAAGGTTAACAGCGCCAACGCGCCGAACTTGGGAATACGTTTGAGGATGGATTGCGTAATCATAAAGTTCCGTTCGGGGGCTGATGTCCGGGACTATGGCAAATCGCCCCCCTGCACCGCGAACATTTTCTCGAAGCCCCCGGCTGGCGCTTCGCGTTTATTGTTGATTGCAAATCCTTTTTTGCAGGCCACCTCCCGCTGCTGCGGAAGGGGCACCGGTGCCCTGTGCGGAGCGCCGACATCTCGTCGGCTTTAAATACCGTGTGCCCA
This genomic stretch from Verrucomicrobiia bacterium harbors:
- a CDS encoding sodium-translocating pyrophosphatase; translation: MITQSILKRIPKFGALALLTFGFASGALASEADIKIPDLTQVSFNGLGGITGVQLMYFGILMCAIGAIFGLVQYKQTKALPVHESMANVSNTIWETCKTYLFQQGKFLAILWVLIAACIFFYFNVLEHKGLGDVIVILLASILGILGSYGVAWFGIRINTVANSRAAFSALKGNPFATLGIPLRSGMSVGLLLVCVELFFMICILVFLKDLAGPCFIGFAIGESLGASALRICGGIFTKIADIGSDLMKIVFKLPEDDPKNPGVIADCTGDNAGDSVGPTADGFETYGVTGVALIAFLALALVANAPVCATLIIWLFVMRALMIVTSLVSYFVNEVFSKAKYGHQKDFDFEAPLTHLVWITSAISIGITFAASYLLLAKQSGLDANLWWVLSAIISCGTVAGALIPEFTKIFVSTTSRHVREVTNCSKHGGASLNILSGFVAGNFSAFWMGLCILLLMFIASILATYSGSPIVALMPDAFKFAAPIFAFGLVAFGFLGMGPVTIAVDSYGPVTDNAQSVYELSQIESRPNIKQDIKSQFGFEADFENAKYQLEKGDGAGNTFKATAKPVLIGTAVVGATTMVFGIIMLLQGLYETQLAAGVIGPFKPVINALSIVQPEIILGLIMGGAVIYWFTGASTQAVVTGAYRAVVYIKEHMKLDATTASEKDSKEVVRICTVYAQKGMWNIFIVIFCLALALAFFNAYFFIGYLVAIAFFGLFQAIFMANAGGAWDNAKKIVEVDLRQKGTDLHAATVVGDTVGDPFKDTSSVALNPVIKFTTLFGLLAVQIAVTMTSQSAKTAIGVFFFLVALIFVYRSFYGMRIPEDK